In Gossypium hirsutum isolate 1008001.06 chromosome D06, Gossypium_hirsutum_v2.1, whole genome shotgun sequence, one genomic interval encodes:
- the LOC107899999 gene encoding myosin heavy chain-like, which yields MTNAWRQTRRMKRLAVGPSTTPEYIKWLEIINQDFERRNSELERKIEQIEEEKMNLKLDIDVQKLETEGLRKEKCKADKDLNSLKTDYKRLRMSVRTAGLGKTSEQWRQEVQEEMVKVDKWEKRFQEAQKQNKSFERSLSESQNEKNELKARVAELEETIHQYRNRNVVMELQASLSRIEQMKRSVEELEMALQNYEARIEHLEANEDHQSEQLHYLQD from the exons ATGACAAATGCTTGGAGGCAGACTCGACGAATGAAGAGATTGGCAGTAGGTCCATCGACGACTCCTGAATATATCAAGTGGCTAG AAATTATAAACCaggattttgaaagaagaaaCTCAGAGCTTGAAAGGAAGATAGAGCAAATAGAAGAGGAGAAGATGAATTTAAAGTTGGACATAGATGTTCAGAAGTTGGAAACCGAAGGCCTGAGAAAAGAAAAGTGCAAAGCCGATAAAGATTTGAATAGCTTGAAGACAGATTATAAGAGGCTACGTATGTCAGTGAGAACTGCTGGGTTGGGAAAAACCTCAGAGCAGTGGCGTCAAGAAGTTCAAGAAGAAATGGTCAAGGTTGATAAGTGGGAAAAAAGATTTCAGGAGGCTCAAAAGCAAAATAAGTCCTTTGAGAGGAGTTTGTCAGAAAGCcagaatgaaaagaatgaattaaaAGCTAGGGTGGCCGAACTGGAGGAAACTATTCATCAATATCGAAATCGCAATGTTGTGATGGAGTTGCAAGCAAGCTTGAGCAGGATCGAGCAGATGAAGAGATCAGTAGAAGAGTTAGAGATGGCATTACAGAATTATGAAGCCAGGATTGAACATCTGGAAGCAAATGAAGATCATCAAAGTGAACAGCTTCACTATCTCCAGGATTAA